One genomic region from Methanocaldococcus fervens AG86 encodes:
- the larC gene encoding nickel pincer cofactor biosynthesis protein LarC, producing the protein MFLLDPFSGISGDMFLSAMIDFVDKEELINIIKKVINVDIEIKKVKKCHILANKVNIIPKDVEYEANTYKEIVNIIKKANISDSIKTSALEILKILAEAESKIHNVDVENVHFHEVGNYDTIADIVGASYIINKLNLKDNCFYKPINVGNGFVKTEHGLYPVPAPATAEILKGFKIFFSDINEELTTPTGAAIIKYINPKLIKESFTVKKISYGAGDKDFNNFPNTLRVFKIENIKREDIVLLETNVDDVSPEVLGYLHDILDGRVRDLHFIPTFMKKNRPAYTIRAVVDKDRVNEVAKIIMRETGSLGIRVFKIDRIIADREFKTIKLFNEDVRVKIGRVDDEIISQKPEFEDLKKIAKKYNIPLKELYKSIKQIN; encoded by the coding sequence ATGTTTTTGTTAGACCCCTTTTCTGGGATTAGTGGAGATATGTTTTTATCAGCCATGATTGATTTTGTTGATAAAGAAGAGCTTATAAATATTATTAAAAAAGTTATTAATGTAGATATAGAGATAAAAAAAGTTAAAAAGTGCCACATATTGGCAAATAAAGTTAATATAATTCCAAAAGATGTTGAATATGAAGCAAATACATACAAAGAAATTGTTAATATAATTAAAAAAGCCAACATCTCAGATAGTATTAAGACCTCTGCCTTAGAAATTTTAAAAATATTGGCTGAAGCTGAAAGCAAAATTCACAACGTTGATGTGGAAAATGTCCATTTCCATGAGGTTGGGAATTATGATACAATAGCCGATATAGTTGGAGCTTCTTACATAATAAATAAGTTAAATTTAAAAGATAATTGCTTTTATAAACCAATAAATGTAGGAAATGGTTTTGTAAAGACGGAGCATGGTTTATATCCAGTTCCAGCTCCTGCAACTGCTGAGATATTAAAAGGGTTTAAAATATTTTTCTCAGATATTAATGAAGAGCTAACAACACCCACCGGAGCGGCTATTATAAAGTATATAAACCCAAAATTAATTAAGGAAAGTTTTACTGTAAAAAAAATCTCATATGGTGCAGGGGATAAAGATTTCAATAACTTTCCAAACACTTTAAGAGTTTTTAAGATTGAAAACATAAAGAGGGAAGATATAGTTTTATTGGAAACAAATGTTGATGATGTTTCACCTGAGGTGTTGGGGTATTTACATGATATTTTAGATGGAAGGGTTAGGGATTTACATTTTATCCCAACATTTATGAAGAAGAATAGACCTGCCTACACAATAAGGGCTGTTGTTGATAAAGATAGGGTTAATGAGGTAGCTAAGATTATAATGAGGGAAACAGGCAGTTTAGGAATTAGAGTGTTTAAAATAGATAGAATAATAGCGGATAGGGAGTTTAAAACAATAAAACTATTTAATGAAGATGTTAGGGTAAAAATTGGGAGAGTTGATGATGAAATAATCTCTCAAAAACCTGAATTTGAGGATTTGAAAAAAATAGCTAAGAAATACAACATTCCTTTGAAAGAGTTGTATAAATCAATTAAACAAATTAACTAA
- a CDS encoding tRNA (cytidine(56)-2'-O)-methyltransferase produces the protein MVVEVLRLGHRGDRDKRISTHVALTARALGADKIIFTVEDEHVENSVKKVVESWGGNFKFVVEKHWKKYIKEFKKRGVVIHLTMYGANINEMMPEIKKIGRDKDILIIIGAEKVPKEVYELADYNISVGNQPHSEVAALAIFLDRLFEGKTLYRDFEDAKIKIVPSNKGKVVIRENQK, from the coding sequence ATGGTTGTTGAAGTTTTGAGATTGGGGCATAGAGGAGATAGAGATAAGAGGATATCAACCCATGTAGCTTTAACAGCGAGAGCTTTGGGAGCGGATAAGATAATATTTACAGTTGAAGATGAACATGTTGAAAACAGCGTTAAAAAGGTTGTAGAAAGTTGGGGTGGTAACTTTAAGTTTGTTGTTGAAAAGCATTGGAAGAAATACATCAAAGAGTTTAAAAAGAGAGGAGTTGTAATTCATTTAACGATGTATGGGGCAAATATAAATGAGATGATGCCAGAAATTAAAAAGATAGGCAGAGATAAAGACATTTTAATTATAATTGGAGCTGAAAAAGTGCCAAAAGAAGTTTATGAACTTGCTGATTATAACATATCCGTTGGTAATCAACCACATTCAGAAGTTGCGGCTTTGGCTATCTTTTTAGATAGATTGTTTGAAGGAAAGACACTTTATAGGGACTTTGAGGATGCAAAAATAAAAATTGTCCCATCAAACAAAGGAAAAGTAGTTATAAGAGAAAACCAAAAATAG
- a CDS encoding SagB/ThcOx family dehydrogenase — protein sequence MEIQLPDIEEIKLEDVLIKRRSIREYSSAPLTLRELSHILFAAYGITDERGFKTVPSAGATYPLEIYVNVRDVIGVEEGVYKYIPERHSIVRVLEEEVGHELALAALRQMFIAVAPIVLIIAADYERTISVYGDRGFRYVYMEVGHVAQNVYLMATSLGLGTVSVGAFYDDEVKEILKIKEHPLLLMPVGRKIE from the coding sequence ATGGAGATTCAACTACCAGATATAGAGGAGATAAAGTTAGAGGATGTTTTAATAAAGAGAAGGTCTATTAGGGAGTATAGCTCTGCCCCTTTAACTTTGAGAGAGCTATCTCATATTTTATTTGCCGCCTATGGGATAACTGATGAGAGGGGCTTTAAGACAGTCCCCTCTGCTGGAGCGACATATCCATTGGAGATTTATGTAAATGTGAGGGATGTTATTGGAGTTGAGGAGGGGGTTTATAAATACATCCCAGAGAGGCATTCAATAGTTAGGGTTTTAGAGGAAGAGGTTGGGCATGAATTGGCTTTGGCAGCATTGAGACAGATGTTTATTGCTGTAGCTCCAATTGTTTTAATTATAGCCGCAGATTATGAGAGGACAATAAGTGTTTATGGAGATAGAGGGTTTAGATACGTTTATATGGAAGTTGGGCATGTAGCTCAGAACGTATATTTGATGGCAACTTCCTTAGGTTTGGGGACAGTATCGGTTGGAGCATTTTATGATGATGAGGTAAAGGAGATTTTAAAGATTAAAGAGCATCCTCTCTTATTAATGCCAGTTGGAAGAAAAATAGAGTAA
- a CDS encoding TatD family hydrolase → MIDTHIHSDTRGLEDLELMAMCLDGVITLAHDPFEMKNVKVWEAHVEKLLNGEIERAKKVGLNLFVCVGMHPRAIPPEVDEALNKIRDYINHDKVVGIGEIGLEKATKEEREVFIKQLLLAEESKLPAVVHTPRRNKEEITKIILDEISTLNLKNSNIVIEHCNKETVKWALDAGFYAGLTVQPGKLTPLEAVEIIKENKDFANKILLNSDCSSNPSDVLAVPGTVLKMKIEGIGKEIIDKVSQKNALELFNLKV, encoded by the coding sequence TTGATAGATACTCACATACACTCAGATACAAGGGGTTTGGAAGATTTGGAGTTAATGGCAATGTGTTTAGATGGAGTTATAACCTTAGCTCACGACCCATTTGAAATGAAAAATGTTAAAGTTTGGGAGGCGCATGTTGAGAAACTTTTAAATGGTGAAATAGAAAGAGCTAAAAAAGTTGGGTTAAATTTATTTGTTTGTGTGGGAATGCATCCGAGAGCAATTCCTCCTGAGGTTGATGAAGCATTAAATAAAATAAGGGATTATATAAATCATGATAAGGTTGTGGGCATTGGAGAGATTGGTTTAGAGAAAGCTACAAAAGAAGAGAGGGAAGTTTTCATAAAACAGTTGCTCTTAGCTGAAGAATCAAAACTCCCTGCGGTTGTGCATACTCCAAGAAGAAATAAAGAGGAAATAACTAAAATAATATTGGATGAGATTTCAACGTTAAATTTAAAAAATAGCAACATAGTTATAGAGCATTGTAATAAAGAAACTGTAAAATGGGCATTAGATGCTGGATTCTATGCTGGATTAACCGTTCAGCCAGGTAAACTAACTCCATTGGAAGCTGTTGAAATAATAAAAGAAAATAAAGATTTCGCCAATAAAATTTTGCTAAATAGTGACTGCTCCTCAAACCCTTCAGATGTTTTAGCTGTGCCAGGAACTGTTTTAAAGATGAAAATTGAGGGCATTGGGAAGGAGATTATTGATAAAGTGTCTCAAAAAAACGCTTTGGAGTTGTTTAATCTAAAAGTCTAA
- a CDS encoding Nif3-like dinuclear metal center hexameric protein, whose protein sequence is MKAKEIIEFIENFAPKDLAIEGDNVGLQVGDDLNKEIKKLGIALDPSLSVIKKAEEEEVDFLFTHHPLLKDPIRNFTGVIYKKLKILMKNDIILYSAHTNLDICKNGLNDALAEVYNLEDIKPLYENGLGRVGIFKGRFEEFLDITKKYIHKNPIIVKSKDIGDNFRLAVLSGYGLSQSSIKYVAERADVYLSGDLTHHSKILAEELGLVVVDATHYSTEVFGLKKFKEFLSSNLDLEIVSLDF, encoded by the coding sequence ATGAAAGCTAAAGAAATTATTGAGTTTATTGAGAACTTTGCTCCTAAAGATTTAGCTATTGAAGGAGATAACGTTGGATTACAGGTTGGGGATGATTTAAACAAAGAGATAAAAAAGTTGGGCATTGCTTTAGACCCTTCACTCTCGGTTATTAAAAAGGCAGAAGAGGAAGAAGTTGATTTCTTATTTACCCACCACCCACTATTAAAAGATCCAATAAGGAACTTTACCGGAGTTATCTACAAAAAGTTGAAAATATTGATGAAAAATGATATTATTCTATACTCTGCCCATACAAATTTAGATATTTGCAAAAATGGGTTGAATGATGCCTTAGCTGAAGTTTATAATTTGGAGGATATTAAACCTCTATATGAAAATGGACTTGGAAGAGTTGGAATTTTTAAAGGACGTTTTGAAGAGTTTTTGGATATAACAAAAAAATACATACATAAAAACCCCATAATTGTTAAAAGTAAAGATATAGGAGACAATTTTAGATTGGCAGTTTTGTCAGGTTATGGACTATCTCAATCATCTATAAAGTATGTTGCTGAGAGGGCGGATGTTTATCTTTCAGGAGATTTAACTCATCACTCAAAAATCTTGGCTGAAGAGCTTGGCTTAGTTGTTGTTGATGCCACACATTACTCAACTGAGGTTTTTGGACTAAAAAAGTTTAAGGAATTTTTATCATCAAATTTAGATTTGGAAATAGTTAGCTTAGACTTTTAG
- a CDS encoding HemK2/MTQ2 family protein methyltransferase: MIIEIEGIKLKLHPEVYEPAEDSILLLKNLVDVKGKEVLEIGVGTGLISIACAKKGAKKVVGVDINPYAVKLAEENAKLNNLNNADISFIRSDLFENVSGTFDVILFNPPYLPTSEDDLIDSYINYAFDGGKDGREILDRFIDNLPNYLKKGGVVQILQSSLTGEEKTVNRLKSLGLKVEKVASLKIPFEELMVINASF, from the coding sequence ATGATAATAGAGATTGAAGGCATTAAACTAAAATTACATCCTGAAGTATATGAACCTGCTGAAGACTCAATTTTATTGTTAAAAAATCTTGTTGATGTCAAAGGTAAAGAAGTTTTAGAAATAGGTGTAGGAACTGGATTAATTTCAATTGCATGTGCAAAAAAAGGGGCTAAAAAAGTTGTGGGTGTTGATATAAATCCCTATGCTGTAAAATTGGCTGAAGAAAATGCTAAATTAAATAATCTAAATAATGCCGATATCTCATTTATAAGGAGTGATTTATTTGAAAATGTCAGTGGAACATTTGATGTTATCCTCTTCAATCCTCCATACCTACCAACATCAGAAGATGATTTGATTGATAGCTATATAAATTACGCCTTTGATGGAGGAAAAGATGGGAGGGAGATTTTAGATAGATTTATTGACAATCTACCAAATTATTTAAAAAAGGGCGGGGTAGTTCAAATACTGCAGAGCTCATTAACTGGAGAGGAGAAAACAGTTAATAGGCTAAAATCCCTAGGCTTAAAAGTTGAAAAAGTTGCCTCATTGAAAATTCCTTTTGAAGAACTTATGGTTATAAACGCATCCTTTTAA
- a CDS encoding potassium channel family protein: METSKKVIVVAITSIILVLTYAYLISIVEGVDYFTALYFSIVTITTTGYGDFTPKTFLGKALTVVYLCFGVGIVMYLFSLIAEYIVEGRFEEFMRLKKMKNKIKTLKDHYIICGYGRLGKVVGEKFIQEGIPFIAIDIDEDILKEEYEKYLDRFLYIVGDAKKDETLKKAKIEKAKGLIATLPTDADNVFVTLTARELNPNILITAKADGKEAIRKLKIAGANRVVCPYLIGGLRIAEVSVRPGILDFLSTFVKIAKDEYEEDVELKKFVIEENSELAYKSLKDANIRGRTGATILGIKRGDKFCINPCPEYILRPGDVIYAFGTEENLKYLENLVKKKK; the protein is encoded by the coding sequence ATGGAGACCTCAAAAAAGGTTATAGTTGTTGCAATTACTTCCATTATTTTAGTTTTAACTTATGCCTATTTAATAAGCATAGTTGAGGGGGTTGATTATTTCACAGCTTTATATTTCAGCATTGTTACCATAACAACCACAGGTTATGGGGACTTTACTCCAAAAACATTTTTGGGAAAGGCATTAACAGTGGTTTATTTATGTTTTGGTGTAGGTATTGTGATGTATTTATTTAGTTTAATAGCTGAGTATATTGTTGAAGGAAGATTTGAAGAGTTTATGAGGTTGAAGAAGATGAAAAATAAAATTAAAACTTTAAAAGACCATTACATTATCTGTGGTTATGGAAGGTTAGGAAAAGTTGTGGGGGAGAAATTTATTCAGGAGGGGATTCCATTTATAGCTATAGATATTGATGAGGATATTTTAAAAGAAGAGTATGAAAAGTATCTTGATAGATTTTTATACATTGTTGGAGATGCTAAAAAAGATGAAACTTTAAAGAAAGCAAAGATTGAAAAAGCCAAGGGGCTTATAGCCACACTTCCAACCGATGCAGATAACGTATTTGTTACATTAACGGCAAGGGAGTTAAATCCGAACATTTTGATTACTGCTAAAGCAGATGGGAAGGAAGCTATAAGGAAATTGAAAATAGCTGGAGCTAATAGGGTCGTCTGTCCATATTTAATTGGTGGGCTTAGGATAGCTGAGGTTTCTGTTAGACCAGGAATTTTGGATTTTTTAAGCACGTTTGTTAAAATAGCAAAGGATGAATATGAAGAAGATGTTGAATTAAAGAAATTTGTTATTGAAGAAAATTCAGAATTAGCATATAAATCTTTAAAAGATGCAAATATTAGGGGGAGGACAGGAGCTACTATATTGGGCATTAAAAGAGGTGATAAGTTTTGCATAAATCCATGTCCTGAGTATATTTTAAGGCCTGGAGATGTAATATATGCATTTGGAACTGAAGAGAACTTAAAATATTTAGAAAATCTTGTTAAAAAGAAAAAATAG
- a CDS encoding DUF5814 domain-containing protein produces MLIIRKPKKKKDEIEIVKVDEKIEDGVEVKNNQKIYANYKKIGDKYKLYRCRLGDKLIQPSKVLELLKSDKIFILKENEEVEEILKSYNLKYNYIELCPFCLLKNIYKRLTRNNRCGYGNLEICINCGINEIKEEVKISEEFIEKFLKRFKDVDKVLSLLRIRNPLDKPELTRYDVITGSEEDKIENYKIDELDIPEELKEVIKSRGIKELLPVQTLSVKAGLLKGEDLLIVSATSSGKTLIGELAGIKNLIETGKKFLFLVPLVALANQKYLEFKERYEKLGFKVSLRVGLGRIGKKVDVNTSLDADIIVGTYEGIDYLIRTKRLKDVGTVVIDEIHSLNLEERGARLDGLIGRLRFLFKDAQKIYLSATIGNPKELAKQLNAKLVLYNGRPVPLERHIIFCKNDFAKLNIIKEIVKREWQNISKFGYRGQCLIFTYSRKRAEHLAKALRAKGIKAEFYHGGMEYIRRRKVEDDFANQKIQCVVTTAALSAGVDFPASTVILESLAMGGDWLNPAEFQQMCGRAGRKGMHEIGKVYLLVEIGKKYHAKMENTEDEVAFKLLNAVPEDVVVEYSEDEEEEQILATISAGITNRFDIDSVPYIGRAFSLNKILSNLESYNMIRANNEVKLTNYGKAVAISFLYPKVAEKIREGVVNNRELIELITEIMPFENVYLSNNLKIKLSKILNINVPSRFFDALEVIREGMEKIRDKKLKEDLTLIIMEFEGVEPEEKILEMIINLRSLGKTPGQISKTLYEEFKIQTYSGDIYYYLEQLLNLLDAIERISEIFNKKYAKKVKELKEKIENPK; encoded by the coding sequence ATGCTTATCATTAGGAAGCCTAAGAAGAAAAAGGATGAAATTGAGATAGTTAAAGTTGATGAAAAAATAGAGGATGGAGTTGAGGTAAAGAATAATCAAAAAATATATGCAAATTATAAAAAAATTGGTGATAAATACAAATTGTATAGGTGCAGGTTAGGAGATAAGTTAATTCAGCCTTCCAAGGTTTTAGAACTGTTAAAATCTGATAAAATATTCATATTAAAAGAGAATGAAGAGGTAGAGGAGATTTTAAAATCATACAATTTAAAATACAATTACATAGAGCTCTGCCCATTCTGCTTATTAAAAAATATTTATAAAAGATTAACAAGGAATAACAGATGTGGGTATGGAAATTTAGAGATTTGTATAAATTGTGGAATCAATGAAATTAAAGAAGAGGTAAAGATTAGTGAGGAATTTATAGAAAAATTTTTAAAAAGATTTAAAGATGTTGACAAAGTTCTTTCATTGTTAAGGATAAGGAATCCGTTGGATAAGCCAGAATTGACAAGATACGATGTTATAACTGGTAGTGAAGAGGATAAAATTGAGAATTATAAAATTGATGAGTTGGATATTCCAGAAGAGCTTAAAGAGGTTATAAAAAGTAGAGGGATTAAAGAGCTTCTACCAGTTCAAACATTATCAGTTAAAGCTGGTTTGTTAAAAGGAGAAGATTTGCTAATTGTCTCAGCAACCTCTTCAGGAAAAACGTTGATTGGAGAGTTAGCAGGAATTAAAAATTTAATTGAAACAGGAAAAAAATTTCTATTTTTAGTTCCTTTGGTGGCTTTAGCAAACCAAAAATATTTAGAATTTAAAGAAAGATATGAAAAATTGGGTTTTAAGGTTAGTTTGAGGGTTGGATTGGGAAGGATTGGAAAAAAGGTTGATGTAAACACATCTTTAGACGCTGATATTATAGTTGGAACTTACGAGGGGATTGATTATTTAATTAGGACTAAAAGGTTGAAAGATGTTGGAACAGTGGTTATTGATGAAATCCACTCCTTAAACTTAGAAGAAAGAGGGGCAAGGTTAGATGGTTTAATTGGGAGGTTAAGGTTTTTATTTAAAGATGCTCAAAAAATATATTTGTCAGCAACAATTGGAAATCCTAAGGAATTGGCTAAGCAATTAAATGCCAAATTGGTTTTATACAATGGAAGACCTGTTCCTTTAGAGAGGCATATAATCTTCTGCAAGAATGATTTTGCAAAATTAAACATCATTAAAGAAATTGTCAAAAGAGAGTGGCAAAATATCTCAAAGTTTGGATACAGGGGGCAGTGCTTAATCTTTACCTACTCAAGAAAGAGAGCTGAGCATTTAGCTAAAGCTTTGAGGGCTAAGGGTATTAAAGCTGAATTTTATCATGGTGGCATGGAGTATATAAGAAGGAGAAAGGTTGAGGATGATTTTGCAAATCAAAAAATCCAATGTGTTGTTACAACCGCCGCTTTATCTGCAGGGGTTGATTTTCCAGCTTCAACTGTCATCTTAGAGAGCTTAGCCATGGGAGGAGATTGGCTGAATCCTGCAGAATTTCAGCAGATGTGTGGAAGGGCTGGAAGAAAGGGGATGCATGAAATAGGAAAGGTTTATCTTTTGGTAGAAATTGGAAAGAAGTATCATGCAAAGATGGAAAATACTGAAGATGAGGTAGCTTTTAAGCTGTTAAATGCAGTTCCTGAGGATGTTGTAGTTGAATATAGTGAAGATGAAGAGGAAGAGCAGATATTGGCAACAATCTCAGCTGGAATAACCAATAGATTTGACATAGATAGCGTGCCATACATTGGGAGAGCTTTTTCTTTGAACAAGATTTTAAGTAATTTGGAAAGTTATAATATGATAAGAGCAAATAATGAGGTGAAATTAACAAATTATGGAAAGGCTGTAGCTATTTCCTTCTTATATCCAAAGGTTGCTGAAAAAATTAGGGAAGGAGTTGTTAATAATAGAGAGCTTATTGAATTAATAACAGAGATTATGCCCTTTGAAAACGTCTATTTATCAAACAATTTAAAAATAAAGCTTTCAAAAATTTTAAATATAAATGTCCCTTCAAGGTTTTTTGATGCTTTGGAGGTTATTAGAGAGGGGATGGAAAAAATTAGAGATAAGAAGTTAAAGGAGGATTTAACTTTAATTATTATGGAATTTGAGGGAGTTGAGCCAGAGGAAAAGATTTTAGAGATGATTATTAACTTAAGAAGTTTAGGAAAAACTCCTGGACAGATTTCAAAAACGTTATATGAGGAGTTTAAGATTCAAACGTACTCTGGAGATATTTATTATTACTTAGAACAGTTGTTGAATCTTTTAGATGCAATTGAGAGGATTTCAGAGATATTCAACAAAAAATATGCTAAAAAAGTTAAAGAGTTAAAAGAAAAAATAGAAAATCCAAAGTAA
- a CDS encoding class III signal peptide-containing protein, producing MISIKSNRGQISLEFSLLVMVVVLSAIIVSYYLISTAIETKESSVEIINKSSNTAENILSKVS from the coding sequence ATGATATCTATAAAATCCAATAGAGGGCAAATATCTCTTGAGTTTTCTTTGTTAGTCATGGTTGTTGTCTTATCTGCCATAATTGTATCATACTACCTAATATCAACCGCTATTGAAACCAAAGAATCCAGCGTAGAGATAATAAATAAAAGTTCTAATACTGCTGAAAATATTCTAAGTAAGGTCTCATAA
- a CDS encoding AAA family ATPase: protein MLIIGITGMPGAGKSAIYEVAKKYDLPVVSMGDVVRYETKKRGLELNPENVGNTAIKLREEFGNEAIAVACLKYIEEHLKDKDVVIVEGIRSLYEVNYFRKHNPLVLIAIHSSPLTRFERLKIRGREDDSANWEVFVERDLRELGFSIGYAIALADFVVINESSFEDCVNQLDNILKEILNNLEKYKKYNFIYAIPE from the coding sequence ATGCTGATAATAGGGATTACAGGGATGCCCGGAGCTGGAAAAAGTGCAATATATGAAGTAGCTAAAAAATACGATTTGCCAGTAGTTTCTATGGGGGATGTTGTTAGATATGAAACTAAAAAGAGAGGGTTGGAGCTAAATCCTGAAAATGTTGGAAACACTGCCATAAAGCTGAGAGAAGAGTTTGGAAATGAAGCAATTGCAGTAGCATGTTTAAAATATATTGAAGAGCATTTAAAAGATAAAGATGTGGTTATTGTTGAGGGCATTAGGAGCTTATATGAGGTAAATTATTTTAGAAAACATAATCCGTTAGTTTTAATTGCCATTCATTCCTCCCCACTAACGAGATTTGAGAGATTAAAAATAAGAGGAAGAGAAGATGATTCAGCAAATTGGGAAGTTTTTGTAGAGAGGGATTTGAGAGAGTTGGGCTTTAGTATTGGTTATGCCATCGCATTGGCTGATTTTGTTGTAATCAATGAGAGTAGCTTTGAGGATTGTGTAAATCAGCTCGACAATATTTTAAAAGAAATTCTCAACAATTTAGAGAAATATAAAAAATATAATTTTATTTATGCAATACCAGAATAA
- a CDS encoding cell wall-binding protein, whose protein sequence is MVKKLLLLLLALLVPAVSATTVILVSDNQADCLVANNTASVLVDAKIVVTTWGVYDENLVDEILALNPDKVIIVGGPVAVPENYTAALEEAGIEVERIGGETRYETNRQVIEKFKEKLKEKKRKVVVVHGNVDGLANISEDAVVVLTNGTNLTVDLEELEPEEVEVVETPGANLTGIARVLETHGFKVRLQSIPEHAMERILENKVRQLKVKINVLKKLGVDTEDLESDLQELEEMINEKNYTEAYKLALMIENKAMVKTKLRVQAKTEVKAKVRGKGKGVGAGVEVEVEVEANESAEEQTNESEEITSNTTEETESNETTTEEQTNETAESSSSENETASSNATAEAEVNASVEANNSSAEVEMNASAETNASAEA, encoded by the coding sequence ATGGTGAAAAAACTGCTATTGTTGCTACTCGCTTTATTAGTCCCTGCAGTATCTGCAACAACGGTCATATTGGTAAGTGACAACCAGGCAGATTGCTTAGTTGCCAACAATACAGCTTCAGTATTGGTTGATGCAAAAATTGTTGTAACAACTTGGGGAGTATACGATGAGAACTTAGTTGATGAGATTTTGGCATTAAATCCAGATAAAGTTATAATTGTTGGAGGTCCCGTAGCTGTTCCTGAGAACTACACAGCTGCTTTAGAAGAGGCTGGAATTGAAGTCGAAAGAATTGGAGGAGAGACAAGATACGAAACGAACAGACAAGTTATAGAAAAATTCAAAGAAAAATTAAAAGAAAAGAAGAGAAAAGTGGTTGTTGTTCATGGAAATGTTGATGGCTTAGCCAATATCAGTGAAGATGCTGTAGTTGTATTAACAAATGGAACAAACTTAACAGTTGATTTAGAAGAGTTAGAGCCTGAAGAAGTTGAAGTTGTTGAAACTCCAGGAGCAAATTTAACAGGTATTGCAAGAGTATTAGAAACCCATGGATTTAAAGTAAGGCTACAATCAATTCCTGAACATGCGATGGAGAGGATTTTAGAAAATAAAGTTAGACAGTTAAAAGTAAAAATTAATGTTTTGAAAAAGCTTGGTGTAGATACTGAGGATTTAGAAAGCGACTTACAAGAGCTTGAAGAAATGATTAATGAGAAAAACTACACAGAAGCTTATAAATTAGCATTAATGATTGAAAACAAGGCAATGGTAAAAACAAAACTTAGAGTACAAGCAAAAACAGAAGTAAAAGCAAAAGTGAGAGGAAAAGGTAAGGGAGTTGGAGCAGGAGTAGAAGTTGAGGTTGAAGTAGAAGCAAATGAAAGTGCAGAAGAGCAGACAAATGAAAGTGAAGAAATCACATCAAACACAACAGAAGAAACTGAATCAAATGAAACTACTACTGAAGAACAAACAAATGAAACTGCAGAAAGCTCATCAAGCGAAAATGAAACTGCATCATCAAATGCAACTGCTGAAGCCGAAGTAAATGCTAGTGTAGAGGCAAATAACAGTAGTGCTGAAGTAGAAATGAACGCTAGTGCTGAAACAAATGCCAGTGCGGAGGCATAA
- a CDS encoding methanogenesis marker 8 protein produces the protein MDRHIMEALGKAKVVVENGKVVEVTEPKIKYCPLFAKHRGIKEISKETIKENIEFRIRDFGLFTKNRVVEEGRYIVPFGASEILMSALKRNVLDAVVIVADCAGTVITTDPNLVQGLCGRISGIIETSPILEVIEKIEKAGGVVLNKNTAEINQFEGVKKAIELGYKRIAVTVTNLEDAKRCKSLENDDIKILTFGVHTTGIEWSDDITKYFDLITACASKVLREKLKGKIKAQIGKTIPIFALSDFGKEILLERAKDLDNILITIEDLPKLSDNQPKPLI, from the coding sequence ATGGATAGGCATATTATGGAGGCATTAGGAAAGGCAAAGGTTGTTGTAGAAAATGGGAAAGTTGTTGAGGTTACAGAACCAAAAATAAAATACTGCCCACTCTTTGCTAAGCATAGAGGCATTAAAGAGATATCAAAAGAAACTATAAAGGAAAATATAGAATTTAGGATAAGGGATTTTGGCTTATTTACGAAAAATAGAGTTGTTGAAGAGGGCAGATATATTGTTCCTTTTGGAGCTTCTGAGATTTTAATGAGTGCTTTGAAAAGAAATGTTTTGGATGCTGTTGTTATAGTAGCTGATTGTGCTGGAACTGTTATAACTACAGATCCCAATTTAGTTCAGGGTCTCTGTGGGAGAATCTCTGGAATAATAGAGACCTCTCCTATTTTGGAAGTTATAGAAAAGATTGAAAAAGCTGGAGGAGTTGTTTTAAATAAAAATACTGCTGAAATTAATCAATTTGAAGGTGTTAAAAAAGCTATTGAATTAGGATATAAAAGGATAGCTGTAACTGTAACAAATTTAGAGGATGCAAAGAGATGCAAATCATTAGAAAATGATGATATAAAGATTCTAACCTTTGGAGTTCATACAACAGGGATTGAATGGAGTGATGACATAACTAAATATTTCGATTTAATAACTGCATGTGCATCAAAGGTTTTAAGGGAAAAGTTGAAAGGTAAAATAAAAGCACAAATTGGAAAAACTATACCAATATTTGCTTTATCTGATTTTGGAAAAGAGATTTTATTGGAAAGAGCTAAAGATTTAGATAATATATTGATAACCATTGAAGATTTACCAAAATTAAGTGATAATCAACCAAAACCTCTTATTTAA